One Ictalurus furcatus strain D&B chromosome 24, Billie_1.0, whole genome shotgun sequence DNA segment encodes these proteins:
- the trhrb gene encoding thyrotropin-releasing hormone receptor b gives MENFTSTNHTLGPWTDHSLEYKVISALLVLTICVLGMVGNVMVILVVLTTKHMRTPTNCYLVSLAVADLTVLTAAGLPNIADSVYGSWVFGHAGCLGITYFQYLGINASSCSITAFTVERYIAICHPIKAQSLCTYARAKRIILAVWLFTSLYCVMWFYLSNTKELVYDDVTVVTCEYRVSRELYLPIYFFDFGVFFVLPLALAIVLYGLIARILFLNMLPKQKVKNGQYGSGIKHSVQCSSTTAASRRQVIKMLAVVVVLFAVLWMPYRTLVVVNSFRQEAYLDTWFLLFCRTCVYLNSAINPVIYNAMSQKFRTAFKRLCRCRSKAQAKQTAYSVALTLSTAKETSMIESTEHFSTELDDLTEEPKVLIPGTQILFFVPARDTLEHIYFFFSSSR, from the exons ATGGAGAACTTCACTTCAACCAACCACACGCTGGGCCCCTGGACGGACCACAGTTTAGAATACAAGGTAATCAGCGCTCTTCTGGTGCTCACCATTTGCGTATTGGGGATGGTTGGGAACGTGATGGTCATCTTGGTGGTGCTCACTACGAAGCACATGCGCACTCCAACCAACTGCTACCTGGTGAGTTTAGCCGTGGCGGACCTGACGGTGCTGACGGCCGCCGGGCTGCCGAACATCGCGGACAGCGTGTACGGCTCGTGGGTGTTCGGCCACGCCGGCTGCCTCGGCATCACCTACTTCCAGTACCTGGGCATCAATGCGTCGTCGTGCTCCATCACCGCTTTCACGGTGGAGAGGTACATCGCCATCTGCCACCCGATCAAGGCGCAGTCGCTGTGCACGTACGCGCGCGCCAAAAGGATCATCCTGGCCGTGTGGCTTTTCACGTCGCTCTACTGCGTCATGTGGTTTTACCTCAGCAATACGAAAGAGCTCGTGTATGACGACGTGACCGTCGTGACCTGCGAGTACAGAGTGTCCCGGGAACTTTACTTACCCATATACTTCTTCGACTTCGGCGTGTTTTTCGTGCTGCCGCTCGCGCTCGCGATCGTCCTGTACGGACTCATCGCGAGAATTCTGTTCCTGAACATGTTACCGAAACAGAAGGTGAAGAACGGGCAGTATGGTTCCGGTATCAAACACTCTGTTCAGTGCTCGAGCACCACAGCGGCCTCGCGCAGACAG GTGATAAAGATGTTGGCAGTGGTGGTGGTTCTGTTCGCGGTGCTCTGGATGCCTTACCGCACCTTGGTGGTAGTCAACTCTTTCCGCCAGGAGGCTTACTTGGACACCTGGTTCCTGCTTTTCTGTCGCACCTGTGTGTATCTGAACAGCGCCATCAATCCTGTTATCTACAATGCCATGTCCCAGAAGTTCCGCACTGCCTTTAAGAGGCtttgcagatgcaggtcaaaaGCACAGGCAAAGCAGACAGCCTACAGTGTGGCCCTGACCTTAAGTACTGCTAAAGAAACATCCATGATCGAGAGCACAGAGCATTTTTCAACAGAGTTGGATGATCTCACAGAAGAGCCAA AGGTTTTAATCCCAGGCACGCAGATATTATTTTTTGTACCTGCCCGTGATACTTTGGaacacatttacttttttttttcttcttcacgttaa
- the LOC128600787 gene encoding transmembrane protein 74 has product MAELKILYPGPVSGQLANRDLEWTVQHEETYYPACTDEAAFLIERRFEAEPDARARRQFGFSAPRTEPLLLHQWGTDEEVHVCHDDEFETGFSETPDVETRIQNPETNCEHSSSFCDPDLSDDDFAAEQAEKSADYGFICAVTFLVTGMFLVVVSYTVPRDVRVSPDSVSAREMEHLALENARVGAHLDRCVIAGLCLLTLGGVVLSTLLMVSLYKSEMVRRQAFASSKNSAKLYGSINFRGIGNQNNVPSHLSLDEDDVIIEISN; this is encoded by the coding sequence ATGGCTGAGCTCAAGATCCTCTACCCTGGTCCTGTAAGTGGTCAGCTTGCAAACAGGGACCTCGAGTGGACTGTGCAGCACGAGGAAACTTATTATCCAGCATGCACGGATGAAGCGGCTTTTTTAATCGAGCGCCGCTTCGAGGCTGAACCGGATGCGCGCGCGAGACGACAGTTTGGCTTTTCAGCACCACGGACAGAGCCTTTGCTTCTCCACCAGTGGGGAACTGATGAGGAAGTTCACGTATGCCACGATGACGAGTTTGAAACAGGGTTTTCCGAGACACCTGATGTCGAAACACGCATTCAGAACCCAGAAACCAACTGTGAACACTCTAGCTCTTTCTGTGATCCGGATCTCTCCGATGATGATTTCGCAGCAGAACAGGCTGAAAAGTCAGCTGATTACGGCTTCATTTGTGCAGTGACCTTTTTGGTGACTGGGATGTTTTTGGTGGTTGTTTCCTACACGGTCCCTCGTGATGTCAGAGTGAGTCCTGACAGTGTCTCGGCACGGGAGATGGAGCATCTGGCCCTGGAGAACGCCCGGGTGGGCGCACACCTGGACAGATGTGTGATCGCTGGTCTGTGTCTCCTCACTTTGGGCGGTGTAGTGCTCTCCACATTACTCATGGTCTCCTTGTATAAAAGCGAAATGGTCAGACGGCAAGCTTTTGCAAGCTCCAAGAACTCAGCCAAACTCTACGGGTCAATCAATTTTAGAGGTATTGGTAATCAAAACAATGTCCCGTCACACCTGTCTCTGGATGAGGATGATGTAATAATTGAAATTTCGAACTAA